Genomic DNA from Halobaculum sp. CBA1158:
TCGGCACGCCGTGGTTTACTGCGAACGACTCCGCCTGGCGGTTCGAGCGACCGGTCAAGAGTCGGGAGTTGTACACCTCGATGGCGTCGGCGCTGGCCAACTGCTCGTCTGTGATGTGGGGCGCGACGCCGTGGCGCGAGGACTGAAACGGGTGCGGGATCACCGCCAGCCCACCCTGATCGCGGATCCGGTCGAGCGTCTCGTCGTACTCGAGGCCGGCGGGGATCAGCTCCTCGATGCCGAACGCGAGGACGTGGCCCGCGGCGCTGGTGATCTCCATGCCCGGGATGCCGACGAGTCCGTAGTCGTCCGCCAGGTCGACGGCCTCGAGGCTCGCGTCGAGTTCGTCGTGGTCGGTGACCGCCAGGGCGTCGAGGCCGACTGCGGCCGCCTGTTCGAGGAGCATATCGACGGGGTCGCGGCCGTCGTGCGAGAGCGCGGAGTGACTGTGCAGCTCGACCGATAGCACGCCCTGAGCTTGTCGTGGCTCCTAAAAAGGAGTCCGGTCCGGTCGGTGTCGCCCGGGACCGAGACGGTGTATCCATATCCGTGCGCATAGAAAGCCATTTGAGACCGACCGATCACCGTACACGTGAATGCCCCTCGCCGACGCGGACCGCGAACTGGTGGAGGCGGAACTCGGACGGGAGCCGACCCGGGCCGAGTCCGCGCTGTTCGAGAACCTCTGGAGCGAGCACTGCGCGTACCGGTCCTCCCGGCCGCTCCTCTCGGCGTTCGACAGCGAGAGCGACGACGTGGTGATCGGCCCCGGCGACGACGCCGCGGTCGTCGCGCTCGACGGCGACACCTACGCCACGCTCGGCATCGAGAGCCACAACCACCCCTCCTACGTCGACCCGTTCGACGGGGCGGCCACGGGCGTGGGCGGCATCGTCCGCGACACCATGTCGATGGGCGCGTACCCGATCGCGCTGGCGGACTCGCTGTACTTCGGCGGCTTCGACCGCGAGCACTCGAAGTACCTGTTCGAGGGCGTCGTCGAGGGGATCAGCCACTACGGCAACTGCATCGGGGTCCCCACCGTCGCCGGTTCGGTCGCCTTCGACGAGGGCTACGAGGGGAACCCGCTCGTCAACGTCGCCTGCGTCGGGCTCACCACTCCCGATCGGCTCGTCACGGCGACCGCTGAGACGCCCGGAAACGAGCTGGTG
This window encodes:
- a CDS encoding PHP domain-containing protein; the encoded protein is MLSVELHSHSALSHDGRDPVDMLLEQAAAVGLDALAVTDHDELDASLEAVDLADDYGLVGIPGMEITSAAGHVLAFGIEELIPAGLEYDETLDRIRDQGGLAVIPHPFQSSRHGVAPHITDEQLASADAIEVYNSRLLTGRSNRQAESFAVNHGVPMTAGSDAHIAEMVGQAVTEVGADERSVASILEAIREGRTSVVGKRTPWYISFRQAAGGAKRRIGRRVDDLF